The Humulus lupulus chromosome 7, drHumLupu1.1, whole genome shotgun sequence region CTAGCCTGGGGCCACCATCTCCTCAACAGATATGTTGAcacctttcttttattttcttcttcaataaatatttatatctatatatatatatataatttaattcttATTTTTATGAGGGGAACCAAGAAATTCTTAACCAAAAAAAGTTTCTTATTAATTGCATGAAATATGTGTAATTTTTTCTGAGGGAATGAAATTATGTGAACTGAAATGATGTGGTGTTTGTGTCATTGTAGGTGTTCGGTTTGGCCATCAAGTCTATATTTGTCAGAGTGTATACTTTCCTTTCCTGAATTATTTTGTAATAAATCTTGTTTTGAGGTAAACCATTTCCTCAGGTTGATGGGGTTCTCCTTTCCATTTATTGTACTGAACTTGGGAGATATCAGATATGTATtgactaatcacaaattaaaaTCAGGTTGGCTCAGGAGTGGGTTTGGTTGGCATTAGTCTTTCCCATGTAAAAGCCTCTGAGGTATGTTCTGAGAATTAAAAAATCTACCTGAATATTGGAACATTGTACATTGAAATAGAGGTTGACTAATTACTGCATAAATAATGAAACTTGCTTGTATTAAAATGATGTTTGGTTCTCATCTTTCTGAATAAAACAACTTTTTAAAAAACTTAGCTTAATTGTAGAAGTCATTTTATAATAATAAGAACAATTATGAAAATAACTGCAAAGAACTGGAGCAATTAGTTCGGTTTTCGTTTTTACTTTTTGCTCATTTCTGGTTTAAAGTTTTATTTCTTCGTGTGGATCTTTTTATTTTTGGTGgctgtatatatgtatatattttttactttctAAAATGTTCTTTCTTTATCTCCAAATAAATGAATAAACATAAGAATTGTTATGCTGTATATTCCATATAGGTGCTATTAAGTGATGGTGATGTTTCAACTCTAGCAAACATGAAACTTAATTTGGAGTTGAACCACTTGAGCGTTGAAACTGATGCACAGAAAAATATTGAAGACCCAAAGAAGGTAAGCCATTGTCCCAAAACTTTCTTacttttgttgaaaaaaaaattaaattaaagtgaAATCAGAAAACTACACGACCTACAAAATTAACATTAACTATCTCAGGTAAAGTGCATTCATCTTCCATGGGAATCTGCAGCAGAGGAACAGCTTCAAAGCTTTAAGCCAGACATAGTGTGAGTACTATTTATATGGAACTGTAGACTACATAAAACATGTGCTCTGCTTGTTGTGCCAACTTTGAACCGAGTGTCTTTCCAATCAAAATAGAAAACAATTGTTGTGATGCTtatttcacacacacacacaccctTGAGAGCTTTCCTTGTCTAGATTTCTTACTTTGATGGAGTACTTGAAGCCTCTGAGTAGTTGAATCAGTCCTAATTCCCATCATGCTTTTTCATTCTAAAGTTTGGGTGCAGATGTTATATATGACCCAGTATGTCTCCCACATCTTGTTCGAGTGCTTGCGACTCTTCTAAACCACACAAAATCATTTTCCGAGAAGGTGAGTAACAACTGCCAAGGCTCTTCAATGAGAAGCACTTGTGTTGATAGTAACTTGAATGGCACTAACCACAAGCACAACAACGGTGGCAGCTTCAATGTTATTCCGGGGAAAACAGAAGGCGGTTTTGGTCTGAGCTTGACATGGAGGAAAGGCCCATTGGCTCTCATAGCTTCTGTCATTCGCACCATTGAAACATTCAATTACTTTCTTACATTGGTAGACAAGGCTAACCTTAGCATCACAGACATAACCGAAACACTCAAACCTGTGAACCTACTTCCTTACATGAAGTCATACAACAGATCCAGTATAAGGCTATTTATTATCTCATCTAAATAAGTACTTCTCTCCCCTCTTCCCCAaatattttccttcatttttattTTGGGTCATGAGCTTTGTAGCTAGAAAAAACCCCTTTTGCCCTTCATCCAATATTTGACTTGTATTGCAAGAGAAAGCTGTAACTTTGTTTTGTTTCTTCCTTAAGAAAGTAATGATTGGAAATGATTTGCAACTCATGATTGGCTGAGCATGCCATTAATCTCTCAAATCTCAATGATGATACTATTCTAAATTTGCTTTTATTTTTTCAAAGATCTTATCAGAGCACTCGAAATAACTagctaatttaaaaaaatatagagaAGAATCTTAAAGACGAATTTTCAATGAGTGGGttaaatttgagatattttatatatatttttttaccttaATAAATAGTATTATTTCACATGTAAAACAACTattgttaaattattttattattatttatttctttatctttctatattagttatattttattttgtttttttctcttttctaTTTTAGTATATTAATGAATATTTAATGATGTAAAGAAAATATTTGatgtaaaacaaaaaaatataaagtttTCTTGatgtatttgaaaaaaatatattagaatATCCTCTCAGCTACTAAAAGTAGCTTTTGTTCCTCTTATGAGAGAAAAAGACCATCTTATCCTTGGGCTCTCGTATTGCTAAACTGGAATAAAAAACAAGGGTATGGttggtattgttttctgttttttgtttttaaaattgtgtttttataAATGAAAACAGAAAATAACTTTGTAGTTTAAAAAAAATAGCAGGTGTTTAGttaatgttttttaaaaataattttttagttttatttaaaaaaataaaaaaattaataaatatatttacaaagagaaaaatattttaaaagtttgtaataaataatgagataaataatgagataaaataatgtgaaataaaaaatgatgaaaaataaggaatAAGAAAGTAATGAaagaaattttgaggaagaaaaattgagaaatgagaaattgatgcaaaaaaaataaaagaaaataaagagataaaaaGTGATGAGAGATAAAATAATGTTGGAAAAAGTGAGAAGATATattaatgaaaaagaaaatgatgtgagataataataattaaatagattATGTGAGAAActaaaattaattttatgttgttctaaattttttttattttttgtaattttatttttaaaaattattttataaaaataatgcCAAATATTACTTGTTTCGGAAAACACAGATTTtagattttaaaaacaaaatacaattttttactTAAGGAGCTAAAAATCCTCAAAGCTTTCTTTCAATCTCACCTCTTTTTGTTCAAGCTTTctcataataataattaaaaataaataaaatggtgaCTTTTAACGGAGCAATCAATTAGGGAAAACAAATTGTAATAATTTGTTGACACGAAATCTAAGATGGCAAAATTTTGCgaatattataatttaatgtcATTAATCAGATAAtctttttaattttcaatttattattttaatttcgtAGAAGAGAACCTTGGGAATGAATGGGAAGGAAGTGCTGTCTAGTGTACTGTCAGTCTGACAGATTCagcataatatttttttaatggctTATACGAAAAGTTCATACTAAATTATTGTGAATAATAACTTTTCTAAATCATCACATATATtacttttttattaaaaaaaaaagaaaagaaaaaaaaaagagagaagattACGTAGAGAATTCGCTCTCAAGTAAATGCCAAACTCCGAAGCGAACAGTGTGAATAGTTAATCAAGAATGGcagaacaaagaaagaaagaagaagaagaagaagtggaGGAAGTTGAGGTCATCCATGCATGGTCTCCTCCAAGATCTCTCAGTACCAGCCTAATGTACTCTTTCAACCAGGTTCAGCTTCTATTCTTTCACTTCGGCTTCtacattttttttccctttttggaTTCCCATTGTACGGAAAGATGAACTTTATGATTCTGTTCAAAtggtttctttctttctttcttcttctttttttttttttctgggtaAAATCTACGAAGTTGGGCGTATCAATGTGCAATTTCTGGTACCGATTGTATGTATTGATGTCAAAACGTAGAGCGAACAAAAAGATCTGCACTAGTGTAATGTCGATGATTAGTTTGTACCAGACCAAGTATAGTGGTTAGTGCTTGAATTTTAAGTAGTAGACCCGCCTTTGTAATTTGGATTTGATTAAAGTTATTCTTCTAACaggattctctctctctctgtaatTAGGAAATAAATTGATAGTTGTGAATTTGGGATTTTGATATAATTTGCAGAACTATTATCAAAGTTTGTTTTTCTGATTATTTGTTCTCGGTCAATTGGGGGCATGATTGAAATATCATATATTGCTCAAAAGTATTGTTTTTTTTGGAAAGACTGTGATACTTAATGAGTTGTATGGATTGATTTTTTATGATGCTTATAAAAGTCGTACTTCTCTTTTTCTAGTTCTTGAATACCAATCACGATGTGACATCTTCTTTTACCAATGATTTTATTCTAGTTTACGTTTTTATATGAAACCTTGATTTTCCTTTGTTACTGATGAAAACTTAGTGTTTATAAGCTAATGTacgttactatatatatatatatatatatattgggttTACTTAGAGAGATGATACAGAAGTGCTTGATGAACCCCTTTATGCAAATTTTCTTCGGGTCACAGGCTATGATAGGCCCTATAGAGAGGAACTACTCTCGACAATGGTATGCAGCTAGCTCTCCATCTCTTTTGTTTCTCATCATATAAACATATTATTAGGCTATCTAATCGTTTCCATAATAGTGTCTTATGTTAAACTGTCCTTTTCCGGTCCCCCTCTTAGACGTTGCCTCTTCTGTTATTTTCAGTTTCCTTTTTCTTTAGATATAAATGCGCAACTTTTTGCCTTTTATTATTCACCCCAACAGGAATCTAATGGAAATAAGGTTATAGATGAGATCATTTTTCGTCCTGGAAAAAAGAAGTACAGGTTCTGTAAGGTACGGAAGTATGGCTTTTAAGTATTTAGATAAAAACTTGAAGCTGCATATCTGATGTTTAAACTTTCTACAGCAAATAGCAAAGCATTTGGTTTCTGGTTTATCGAGTGATTTAATAAAGACAGGAAAGCACTTCATACTGATACGCAATCCACTTGATATTTTGGTAAGCTTTTAGGTTTTCTGTTTTGTCTTTTTCACCCCTGACATATAGTAGGTTAGGAAGCAACTCCTTTACTGTTAAGGTTactcaattttcttcttctcactTACTCTGGTACACTGAATGCTTAATCTGATGTCTTTTCAGCCGTCCTTTGACAAGGTTGTGCCACCATCATTTAACGAGTTAGGTTTTGGAAGCCTGATCAGTATATATGGTGAGCTTTCAGCATTGGGAAGGCCTCCACCAGTCATTGATGCAGCTGAGCTTGAAGCAAATCCTGAGGTGTTAAGCTACCTAAATTATTCTATCTTGAAAATTCTGTGCATAAAGCATAACAATATGGCAGATAGCTTATGAATTCACCTGTTTTCAAGATGCCTTGTCATTTAGATATATTTAACAATTATTGCAACAGTGATAAAAGAACATTTAAGAACAAAAAGTAGCGATATGGTTCTCTTGGATGTAAGTAATTACAATTTTCAACCATACATAAAGATGAAAATATTACACTCTTGAACTTAGACCTTACAAGGCTCACCCTGGTTCTGTTTTATCTAAGAAATTTTTAGCGATTGTGACTTCTTTTGTCTATTTTGTATTAATGCTATCTTACTTGACAGTTTGTTTGTCAAACACTTGGAACTTTTAACTGAATCTTTGGAGCTCGGTGAGTTTCTTAGATCTTGTCTAATCTTTATGTTACTTCAATCTTGTTTTAATGCAGGTTACATTGCGTGGTCTTTGTGAAGAATTGGATATTCCTTTTCAAGCCACAATGCTCAAGTATGTTCCATAATTTTCCCCCttaatatataacataaatttgATGTTTCTACTTTCTAGAACTACCACTGTGCTCTGTACTCGGTATTTCATCCATGAAAAATtctcaatttaaaattttcagatGGGAAGCTGGCCCAAAACCAATAGATGGCATTTGGGCTCCATGGTGGTACAAAAGTGTACATAAATCAACTGGATTTGAACGAGTGAGGAAGTATCCTGTGGTACGTTGTTTGTGTTTCTTAGCCAAGAGTTCAAAGTTGCTTCAAATTGTCATGATCTATTAAAGTACTAataatgttttatttttcttatttttgtcATTTTAAATTACTTCTTTATGTTCATATAAACTCAAAGCaatatttttcctttgatgtTAATGTGTAATTTCCATGTCTTTGTTAACGCAGTTCGTCCTTTTCTTACTTGTAAATCAGTTGTTTATTCCAAACTCAGAGCTTTAGTGGTTTAATACATTTTCTTTAGTTGTTCCCATCAGAGTTTTATATAGCAACTAAAGGGTTTAAGCAGAATGAACCTTTGACTGAGTTTATTCTCTATTCTTATTTTTCAGCCTTTTCCACTGTCTCTGTATGATTTATTGGAGCAAAGTCAACCTCTGTACAACTGGCTTCGGCGTCGTTCGAAGCACACATCACATCTGCTAAAGTCCCCCTTGCCTCCTCCTGATCTTCCCATTCCTGAAAATGCAAAGCTACTTGCATGGGTTGGTGATGAGATTCTACCACGAGAAAGTGCAAAGGTACCTTAATATGGACATGTTGTAACCAGCTGTTAAAAAGTTAACAGATATATCATTTGCTGATATCTAGAGACTTCTCCATTTTGTCACCAATATAAGGTTTCTGTGTTCGACTCTATTGTCCAAGGAGGTGATTCAGTTTGGGAGGGACTCCGAGTTTACGATGGAAAGGTCTTTAAGCTTGAAGAGCATTTAGATAGGTGAGTGAAGAAAAATGGTTTTGCTACaaatgcatttatatatatatacacacacacgcacatttgtatgtatatatttaaaattagatTGGCTGTATCAGAATTTCATTATGCAATAAGTTTGAAATTAAATAATCGTAAACGGTAGTATTAGTAAAGGGCAACTAAACAATTTTGGTCCATTTGCTGAAATACTAATTTATGTTTGTGAATTTCTAATAGAATCTTCTTAGTTGAGAAGTGGACTATCTATTCTTGAACACAATTGTATGAAATCCCTCACAGATACCTCTTTATTGATGATGAAAATTACTTAACAATCTAGCTTTCGAGATGCAAGTATCTCCAAACACAACCTTTCGAGAGGGCTGTTCTCTCCTAGAGTCTATTCTCTTCTAATTTCCTCCTCCTTTACAAATGAATCTCAACCCCTACTTATAGAAACTGAACAGTCTAAGGAAAATGCCAGCTAGGATCTAAAAAGAATTAATACAACTCAGCCCCCTTACAATGTAAAATACAGCTagataaaaataaacaaacacaTTGAAATAATACCAATGTATTGAACTAAAATATAGAGTAGTCCTGGGCTTATGTGTATTATGGCCTCCTAGTGTAAACTAACTTAACTAGAGGCTTATCAATACCCCCAAAAAccttcaccttgtcctcaaggtgaaaaGTTGGAAACTGGTCTTGAATAACAAGGAAGGGCTCCCAAGTAGCTTCAAATTCGTGCAGGTTCTTCCACTTGATGAGAACTTCCGAAGGAACAAATGCGGCGACAGTGGGAAAACGAACATCTAAGACAGCCTCATGTTCCATTTAAGCTCTAACTCAGCAGTCATATAGTGGGTGTGGCTGATGATGTCCCAATGGCTCAACGGAGCTGGGAAATGTGAAAGACAGGACGAATGCGAGCCTGGTCTGGTAATTGTAACTTGTAGACGACCAAACCAATTTGTTGTATGATGGGAAAAGGGCCATAGTGGCATACAACTTCTTATTGGAGCGTTTGGCAAGGGACCTCTGGCGGTATAGGTGAAGTTTGAGGTAAACGTGGTCTCCCGCAGCAAACTCGGCTGGTCTCCTTTTCAAATCAGCTAGCATTTTCATTCTATGCTGGGCACGGAGGAGATACATTCTGAGGTTGTCTAAAATGTCATTTCGGGATTGAAGTAGTTCGTCAACAAGAAACTATGGCAGTATCTCTTTTATAAGGTATGAGTGGTGGTGGATCTCTCCCATAAAGAGCCCGAAATGGGGTACATTTGAGTGAAGTATGGTAGGAGGTATTGTAGGAGTACTCAACCCAAGCAAGCCATTTTGACCATTGTTTTGGTTGTTGGTAAGAAAAGCATCTTAAGTACGTCTCAAGGCAGCGATTTAAAACTTACTTCTGATTGGCCATCGGTTTGTGGATGATAGGCTGTGCTTTTCTTTAAAGTTGTACCTTGGAGCTTAAAGAGGTGACCCCaaaataagctaaggaaaatCTGGTCTCTATCGGACACAATGGATTGAGGGAGGCCGTGCAATTGGACCACTTCTCGTGTAAATGCTTCAGTGACTGTGGGGGCAGTAAAGGGGTGCTTCAGCTTGAGAAAATGGGCATATTTGGACAGGCGATCCACTACAAAAAATATAGTATCCCAACCTTTTGACTTGGGTAGGCCTTCGATGAAATCCATTGTCACTTCGTCCCAAACTTGTGCTGGAAGGGATAAAGGCTGAAGAAGACCTGCTGGGGAAGTCGTGAGGAGTTTATTTTGTTGACACACAGAACATTGCTGGGCAAACCTGTGGACATCCTGTGGTAATCTGGCTGAAGAAGACCAAAATAATTCGGCCACCACTCTTTTATATGTCTTTAGCTCTCCGGAATGACCACTGAATGGTGTAATGTgaaattcccccaaactttgtGGAATTAAGGTGGATTTCTTAGGTATGACCAGGCGGTTCTTATAATAAAGAATGTCGTTGCAGAACTGAAAATGGTGGTGGATCTTGATGTTGCTTTTTAAATCCTCTTGTATTTGTCGCAGTATTGGATCAATGGCTATTTCTTGGGCCAATTTAGGCCATAACTGCCATTCCATGGTTACTAAAGAGTCTAAAGTTGTTGTCTCAACTTGCCTTGATAAAGCATTAGCCACTTTATTATTCTATCCTGGTTTGTACTTGATTTCAAAATCCATTCCCATCAATTTTGACACCCATTTGTAATACTCTGAGCCAATTACTTGCTGCCTAAATAAGTATCGTAGAC contains the following coding sequences:
- the LOC133791457 gene encoding branched-chain-amino-acid aminotransferase-like protein 1, whose protein sequence is MADEELNPATPPCLHLFSAFLAMEPSDSLIALARVCDEGSVSERVQRFIWNHCISKVFGSVEWSMQEGKFHAPYLKNFLKKLISEAERNCCTVLDEIYEQYAFYMTSLKDEISAGEAKRVNKYISFLFPEESFKVSSCPKSRKLLIPLQCSLNMLEGDTGCSVWPSSLYLSECILSFPELFCNKSCFEVGSGVGLVGISLSHVKASEVLLSDGDVSTLANMKLNLELNHLSVETDAQKNIEDPKKVKCIHLPWESAAEEQLQSFKPDIVLGADVIYDPVCLPHLVRVLATLLNHTKSFSEKVSNNCQGSSMRSTCVDSNLNGTNHKHNNGGSFNVIPGKTEGGFGLSLTWRKGPLALIASVIRTIETFNYFLTLVDKANLSITDITETLKPVNLLPYMKSYNRSSIRLFIISSKKRTLGMNGKEVLSSVLMAEQRKKEEEEEVEEVEVIHAWSPPRSLSTSLMYSFNQRDDTEVLDEPLYANFLRVTGYDRPYREELLSTMESNGNKVIDEIIFRPGKKKYRFCKQIAKHLVSGLSSDLIKTGKHFILIRNPLDILPSFDKVVPPSFNELGFGSLISIYGELSALGRPPPVIDAAELEANPEVTLRGLCEELDIPFQATMLKWEAGPKPIDGIWAPWWYKSVHKSTGFERVRKYPVPFPLSLYDLLEQSQPLYNWLRRRSKHTSHLLKSPLPPPDLPIPENAKLLAWVGDEILPRESAKVSVFDSIVQGGDSVWEGLRVYDGKVFKLEEHLDRLFDSAKALAFDNVPTCEEVKEAIFRTLIRNGMFDNTHIRLSLTRGKKVTSGMSPAFNLYGCTLIVLPEWKPPVYDNTHGITLVTASTRRNSPNNLDSKIHHNNLLNNILAKIEGNNGNAGDAIMLDYEGFVSETNATNIFVVKKGHVLTPHADYCLPGITRATVMDLVVKEKFVLVERRISLSEFHTADEVWTTGTMGELTPVVKIDGRVIGDGKVGPVTQHLQEAYKKLTEDSGVPIPTYQKT